The Raphanus sativus cultivar WK10039 chromosome 2, ASM80110v3, whole genome shotgun sequence genome includes a region encoding these proteins:
- the LOC108837915 gene encoding DNA topoisomerase 1 beta-like — MRNGLGKASSVYKSDDEGSDDKPLNGWLRVDSNQLTRLFPVRRRSNVIRPQVDSDEKVHVTSSSTVQTKTSMGALICQPVHNKQKRPLVNDIKLNYCLKTKTEVQKRTSSSNQSSAKRPKLSEPTTRPLNMEQGSSNADSKGKNLEAFIKRLRANQTVKEDNSDGDDDHHVPITSRIKQSSVKKPDASKVIASPSRTIAKNKWVKKDSKPLPSSREGQKQWTTLEHNGVIFPPPYKCHGVKILYQGKAVDLTPEQEEVATLFAKMRESEYYNKPLFRENFWNDWEELLGKNHVIRNLDDCDFSPIYEWYRQDMETRKQMSLEERIILKEEKLKQEEKYKWAVIDGVREKVGNFRVEPPCLFRGRGDNPKMGKLKKRIRPCDITINIGRDAPIPECPIPGERWKEVKHDNTVTRLAFWNDPINQKELKCVFLIASPALTRLRAERTKQLSNKDATKRETKIATDLIDKLSLGAEDEKVAIISDHDQRTVSESHGPQVERLAVKIEELREQIEELDIDLDGTEEGAVATELMSDFFIVEPVKATDSSVLFSLSRLLN, encoded by the exons ATGAGGAACGGTTTGGGAAAAGCTTCATCTGTGTATAAAAGTGATGATGAGGGTTCTGATGATAAGCCTTTGAATGGATGGCTTAGAGTGGATTCGAATCAGCTTACCAGACTGTTTCCAGTACGAAGGAGGAGCAACGTGATCAGACCTCAGGTAGATTCTGATGAGAAAGTTCACGTGACGTCCTCCTCGACGGTTCAGACAAAGACCAGTATGGGTGCATTAATTTGCCAGCCTGTTCATAACAAACAGAAGAGACCTTTGGTTAATGATATCAAACTGAATTACTGTTTAAAAACTAAGACTGAAGTGCAGAAGAGAACAAGTTCTTCGAATCAATCTTCTGCTAAGAGGCCTAAGCTTTCAGAGCCTACTACTAGGCCATTGAATATGGAGCAGGGCTCGAGCAATGCAGATAGCAAAGGAAAGAATCTGGAGGCATTCATCAAGAGGTTGAGAGCTAACCAAACCGTTAAAGAAGATAACTcagatggtgatgatgatcatCATGTCCCTATTACCTCGAGGATAAAACAATCATCCGTGAAGAAGCCAGACGCTAGTAAAGTGATAGCTTCTCCATCCAGAACGATAGCTAAGAACAAATGGGTGAAGAAAGATTCTAAACCTCTACCTTCTAGTAGAGAAGGGCAAAAGCAATGGACAACACTTGAGCACAACGGTGTTATTTTCCCACCTCCATATAAATGTCATGGGGTTAAGATACTGTATCAGGGAAAGGCAGTTGACTTAACTCCCGAACAAGAAGAG GTTGCCACTTTGTTTGCAAAGATGAGAGAATCAGAATATTACAACAAACCACTGTTCAGAGAGAACTTCTGGAATGATTGGGAGGAACTACTTGGAAAGAACCATGTGATCAGAAATTTAGATGATTGTGATTTCAGTCCCATATATGAATGGTATAGGCAGGACATGGAGACAAGGAAACAAATGAGTCTAGAA GAGAGAATAATTTTGAAAGAGGAGAAATTAAAGCAGGAAGAGAAATACAAGTGGGCTGTTATTGATGGCGTTAGAGAGAAG GTTGGAAACTTCAGAGTTGAACCCCCATGCTTGTTTCGTGGCCGGGGAGATAATCCTAAG ATGGGGAAACTGAAAAAGCGGATTCGTCCTTGTGATATTACAATCAACATCGGTAGAGATGCACCTATTCCAGAATGCCCTATCCCTGGTGAAAG atGGAAAGAAGTTAAGCATGATAATACTGTCACACGGCTTGCTTTCTGGAATGATCCTATCAATCAAAAAGAGTTAAAGTGTGTATTTTTGATAGCTAGCCCTGCGTTGACG CGCCTTAGAGCAGAACGCACCAAACAACTTAGTAACAAGGATGCAACAAAACGGGAAACAAAGATTGCTACAGATCTTATAGATAAGCTATCCCTTGGGGCTGAAGACGAGAAG GTCGCCATCATTTCTGACCATGATCAACGTACTGTCTCGGAATCTCACGGACCACAAGTAGAGAGGCTGGCTGTGAAAATAGAAGAGCTAAGG GAGCAAATAGAAGAGCTGGATATCGATCTCGACGGGACTGAGGAAGGAGCTGTTGCAACTGAGTTGATGTCAGATTTTTTCATAGTTGAGCCGGTCAAAGCGACTGACAGCAGTGTCCTGTTTTCACTGAGCCGGCTACTCAACTAG
- the LOC108842640 gene encoding DNA topoisomerase 1 alpha — translation MDSKPVIENGIVEDSDDEKPIVFKRTSGVVSNSKSNTQRSNAVSSTKASPLKSPVAASSNGTTPSNRTSAMTSSKPSPAKTPLQNEEEDSDDDKPIVFKRTSGAASNSKSNTQRSNAVSSTKASPLKSPVTKPNGTTASNKTSSKALPAKPPLRNDTTPSSVKAKGQSQKEQSECKSERDDSDSDSDDEKPLSSIRTGNSSRSNKGPASSKQVASPQAEEKNTGGRPLDGADRVIKDESDDEKPISSMVQKKSGMSGSQKVSSDEKKPLMKKLNQNGSAVKNEVPDCKVSGKRPVEKNHPVDESSSKKPKVSASSTSGKMKQEPVKTESSADKGRVLVSPTAKRARPVSIKEDDSDDDNVPISKRLKSESSNSKVSSAKPKAVKGNSSSSAAKPKVTKVVSPPSRSKTVNRNAKKVTKDSKYSSSSKSSPSSSDGQTKWTTLEHNGVIFPPLYKPHGIKILYKGKPVDLTIEQEEVATMFAVMKETDYYTKPQFRENFWNDWRKLLGKKHVIQKLDDCDFTPIYEWHLREKEKKKQMTTEEKKALKEEKLKLEEKYMWAVVDGVKEKVGNFRVEPPGLFRGRGEHPKMGKLKKRIRPSDITMNIGKGVPVPECPIPGEKWKDVKHDNTVTWLAFWNDPINPKEFKYVFLAASSALKGLSDKEKYEKARNLTNHIDSIRATYTKNFTSKDVTKKQIAVATYLIDKLALRAGNEKDDDEADTVGCCTLKVGNVECIPPNKIKFDFLGKDSIRYENTVEVESLVYKAIGQFQSGKSKEDDLFDELDTSKLNAHLKELVPGLTAKVFRTYNASFTLDDQLNEKMGAGDVSQKVVVYQQANKKVAIICNHQRAVSKSHSAQIEKLDAKLKELENGLKEFKTNLKRAKEGKPPVEGSDGKKPRNLDPNAWEKKIGQQEVKIEKMKRDMHTKEELKTVALGTSKINYLDPRITVAWCKRNEVPIEKIFTKSLLEKFSWAMDAEPDFRF, via the exons ATGGATTCAAAACCTGTGATTGAAAATGGGATTGTAGAGGACAGCGATGATGAGAAGCCTATCGTGTTCAAGAGGACAAGTGGTGTTGTTTCTAATTCAAAATCCAATACTCAGAGAAGCAATGCAGTGTCTTCCACCAAGGCGTCACCTTTGAAGTCTCCTGTGGCGGCTAGCTCAAATGGAACCACTCCTTCCAATAGAACTTCTGCGATGACATCGTCTAAACCTTCACCAGCAAAGACACCGTTGCAGAATGAAGAAGAGGACAGCGATGATGATAAGCCTATCGTGTTCAAGAGGACTAGTGGTGCTGCTTCTAATTCAAAATCCAATACTCAGAGAAGCAATGCAGTGTCTTCCACCAAGGCGTCACCTTTGAAGTCTCCGGTGACTAAGCCAAATGGAACCACTGCTTCCAATAAAACTTCTTCTAAAGCTCTACCAGCAAAGCCACCATTGCGGAATGATACTACGCCTTCTTCTGTTAAGGCAAAGGGCCAGTCCCAGAAAGAGCAGTCTGAATGTAAAAGTGAGCGTGATGATTCTGATTCTGATTCTGATGATGAGAAACCTTTAAGTTCCATACGAACTGGGAACTCCAGCCGGTCAAATAAAGGGCCAGCCTCTTCGAAGCAGGTTGCTTCACCGCAGGCAGAGGAAAAGAATACTGGCGGTCGACCTCTTGATGGAGCAGATAGAGTCATAAAGGATGAGTCAGATGATGAAAAACCAATCTCGTCAATGGTGCAAAAGAAGAGTGGGATGTCAGGTAGCCAAAAAGTCTCCAGTGATGAAAAGAAACCTTTGATGAAAAAGCTGAATCAGAATGGGTCTGCAGTTAAGAATGAAGTGCCGGATTGTAAGGTCTCAGGTAAGAGACCTGTGGAAAAGAATCATCCTGTAGATGAATCTTCATCGAAGAAGCCCAAGGTCTCAGCTTCAAGTACTTCGGGGAAGATGAAACAAGAACCTGTGAAAACAGAGAGTTCTGCTGATAAGGGAAGGGTTTTGGTTTCACCTACAGCAAAGAGAGCCAGACCagtatctatcaaggaagatgACTCTGATGATGATAATGTTCCAATATCCAAGAGACTCAAATCAGAATCTTCCAACAGTAAAGTATCCTCTGCAAAGCCTAAAGCAGTAAAAGGAAATTCTAGTTCATCAGCTGCAAAGCCGAAAGTAACAAAAGTAGTTTCTCCTCCGTCCAGGTCCAAGACAGTGAACAGAAACGCCAAAAAAGTAACGAAGGATTCAAAATATTCCTCGTCCTCCAAATCTTCACCTTCCTCTAGTGATGGGCAAACGAAGTGGACGACCTTGGAGCACAACGGTGTAATCTTTCCGCCTTTATACAAGCCTCACGGCATCAAGATTTTGTACAAGGGGAAGCCAGTCGACCTAACAATCGAACAAGAAGAG GTTGCAACAATGTTTGCAGTGATGAAAGAGACGGACTATTACACTAAACCGCAGTTTAGGGAGAATTTTTGGAATGATTGGCGAAAACTGCTTGGGAAGAAGCATGTGATACAGAAGTTAGATGATTGTGACTTCACTCCCATATATGAGTGGCatttgagagagaaagagaagaagaaacaaatgaCCACAGAG GAGAAAAAAGCtttgaaagaagaaaaactgAAGCTAGAGGAGAAATATATGTGGGCTGTTGTTGACGGTGTCAAAGAGAAG GTTGGTAATTTCAGAGTTGAACCGCCTGGGCTCTTCAGAGGCCGTGGAGAGCATCCCAag ATGGGAAAACTAAAGAAGCGTATCCGTCCATCTGATATCACCATGAATATTGGGAAAGGTGTTCCCGTTCCAGAATGTCCGATCCCTGGTGAAAA ATGGAAAGACGTAAAGCATGACAACACAGTCACCTGGCTAGCTTTCTGGAATGATCCTATTAACCCAAAGGAATTCAAGTATGTATTTTTGGCAGCTAGCAGTGCCTTGAAAGGGCTGAGCGACAAGGAGAAGTATGAGAAAGCCAGAAATCTTACG AACCACATAGACAGTATAAGAGCTACGTACACCAAGAATTTTACATCTAAGGATGTTACAAAGAAGCAAATTGCCGTTGCTACTTATCTCATTGATAAACTGGCACTTAGGGCTGGAAATGAGAag GATGATGATGAGGCCGACACTGTTGGTTGCTGTACATTAAAGGTTGGAAATGTGGAATGTATTCCTCCAAATAAGATAAAG TTTGACTTTCTCGGTAAGGATTCAATCCGGTATGAGAACACAGTCGAGGTTGAGTCTCTTGTTTACAAGGCCATTGGACAATTCCAGTCTG GAAAATCCAAAGAGGATGATCTTTTTGATGAGTTGGACACAAGCAAACTGAATGCTCATCTTAAGGAGCTCGTACCTGGTCTCACAGCTAAAGTGTTCCGTACATATAATGCTTCCTTTACATTGGATGACCAG TTGAATGAAAAGATGGGAGCTGGCGATGTTAGTCAGAAAGTAGTAGTCTATCAACAAGCAAACAAGAAG GTTGCCATAATCTGTAACCATCAGCGTGCTGTTTCAAAGTCGCACAGTGCACAAATCGAAAAACTGGATGCGAAATTAAAAGAACTCgag AATGGTCTTAAGGAGTTCAAAACTAATCTAAAGCGGGCTAAAGAGGGGAAACCGCCAGTGGAAGGTTCTGATGGAAAGAAGCCTAGAAACTTAGATCCAAACGC ATGGGAGAAGAAGATAGGTCAACAGGAAGTGAAGATTGAGAAGATGAAACGAGACATGCATACAAAAGAGGAGTTGAAAACCGTGGCGCTTGGGACGTCTAAGATCAATTACCTTGATCCTAGGATAACGGTGGCGTGGTGCAAACGTAATGAAGTACCAATCGAAAAG ATATTCACCAAGTCTCTGCTGGAGAAGTTTTCATGGGCAATGGACGCAGAACCGGACTTCAGATTCTAG